Genomic DNA from Candidatus Schekmanbacteria bacterium:
CCTGCTGATTTAATAGGGACACAGATATATCATCAGAAGGATGGCAATTTTACAGTTAGGAAAGGACCTATTTTTACAAACATTCTTTTGGCTGATGAAATTAATAGAGCGCCTGCAAAAGTCCAAAGTGCTTTGCTTGAGGCAATGCAGGAGAATCAAGTTACAATTGGAGACGAATCCTTCAAACTTGAAAATCCTTTTATCGTCCTTGCAACACAAAATCCAATCGAACAAGAAGGCACTTATCCTTTACCTGAGGCACAAGTCGACAGATTTATTATGAAACTTAAAATTTCTTATCCTTCGCAGGAGGAGGAAAAGAGAATTGTTAAAGAAATTGGGAAGATAAGGACATATGTGCCTAAAAAAGTTGCAGGACACAATGAAATCGAGGAACTAAAAAAATTAGTTGAAAAGGTTTATGTAGATGAAAAAATTTATGATTACATTTTGAATATTGTGTTTGCAACTCGCAATCCTGCTTCTTTTGGAATAAAT
This window encodes:
- a CDS encoding MoxR family ATPase, with protein sequence MDIDVSEINKAVEDKQGIVSAIKEEIGNAVIGQKYMVDRTLIALLCEGHILIEGVPGLAKTTMVKVFAQCLDFTFQRIQFTPDLLPADLIGTQIYHQKDGNFTVRKGPIFTNILLADEINRAPAKVQSALLEAMQENQVTIGDESFKLENPFIVLATQNPIEQEGTYPLPEAQVDRFIMKLKISYPSQEEEKRIVKEIGKIRTYVPKKVAGHNEIEELKKLVEKVYVDEKIYDYILNIVFATRNPASFGINVKDFIMYGASPRASIYLMSCARANAFLEGRGYVVPDDVKAVCFDVLRHRIILSYEAEAEEITSDDIIERILKQIPVP